In Mesorhizobium sp., one DNA window encodes the following:
- a CDS encoding response regulator transcription factor — protein MRSRIVVVDDEPDLRDAVAEYLQASGYDVTVAGDAAAMREIAREQTFNLAILDISMPGEDGLSLGRWLRSKMPVGIIFATASGTSIDRIVGLELGADDYIVKPYELRELLARVRSVLRRVPPPSGTISDDDGPARPARRVVTFGGFSADLDGRMVTGPGGAMVEMAKSEFDVLEVFLTRANRLLSRSAIAEAIGLADEADDSRALDIRIMRLRKKIESDPSNPRFLRTVRGEGYIFSLSDAGQKSA, from the coding sequence GTGCGATCGAGAATCGTTGTGGTGGACGACGAGCCGGACCTTCGCGATGCGGTCGCCGAATACCTGCAGGCGAGCGGATATGACGTGACGGTGGCCGGCGATGCCGCCGCGATGCGCGAAATCGCCCGCGAGCAGACCTTCAACCTTGCGATTCTCGACATTTCGATGCCCGGCGAGGACGGTCTGTCGCTCGGCCGCTGGCTGCGCTCCAAGATGCCGGTCGGCATCATCTTCGCCACCGCCTCCGGCACCTCCATCGACCGTATCGTCGGTCTCGAGCTGGGAGCCGACGACTACATCGTCAAACCTTACGAATTGCGCGAGTTGCTCGCCCGCGTCCGTTCCGTGCTGCGCCGCGTACCGCCGCCGAGCGGGACGATCTCCGACGACGACGGCCCGGCGCGTCCGGCCCGCCGTGTCGTCACCTTTGGCGGCTTCTCGGCCGACCTCGACGGTCGCATGGTCACCGGTCCGGGCGGCGCCATGGTGGAGATGGCCAAGAGCGAGTTCGACGTGCTCGAGGTCTTCCTGACCCGCGCCAACCGCCTGCTCAGCCGCTCGGCGATCGCCGAGGCGATCGGCCTCGCCGACGAGGCGGACGATTCGCGCGCACTCGACATCCGCATTATGCGGCTGCGCAAGAAGATCGAGAGCGACCCCTCCAATCCGCGCTTCCTGCGCACGGTGCGTGGCGAGGGCTACATCTTCTCCCTGTCCGACGCGGGTCAGAAATCCGCATAG
- a CDS encoding response regulator transcription factor, which yields MSARAVIAIVSASKETGVQLGEYLRRRGHDVLLAHELWSGRPLFAGKPDLAVVDLQLPGGSGLDLLRDYGGEEGPAFVVVSSGPALIEKVLALELGAADVIETPFNLRETATRIGGILTRRGFAAPELLPLENSTVDLRAALVMHHSGEEEQLSAGQVAMLKLFAANPHTVINRDDIIAAAPAESYDAFDRSIDSRIVRLRRKLDSEAIVTVRGAGYRFDPPKGA from the coding sequence ATGTCCGCCAGAGCGGTGATCGCGATCGTGTCGGCGAGCAAGGAAACCGGCGTCCAACTCGGCGAGTATCTGCGCCGGCGCGGTCATGACGTCTTGCTCGCGCACGAATTGTGGTCCGGTCGGCCGCTTTTCGCCGGCAAACCCGATCTCGCGGTCGTCGATCTGCAACTTCCCGGCGGCTCCGGCCTCGACCTCCTGCGCGATTATGGCGGGGAGGAGGGGCCGGCTTTCGTCGTCGTCTCCAGCGGTCCCGCGCTGATCGAGAAGGTGCTGGCGCTGGAACTGGGCGCCGCCGACGTCATCGAGACGCCGTTCAACCTGCGCGAGACGGCGACGCGCATCGGCGGCATCCTGACCCGCCGCGGCTTTGCCGCGCCCGAACTGCTGCCGCTCGAAAACTCCACCGTCGATCTGCGCGCCGCGCTCGTCATGCATCATTCCGGCGAGGAAGAGCAGCTCTCGGCCGGCCAGGTGGCGATGCTCAAGCTGTTCGCCGCCAATCCGCACACCGTCATCAACCGCGACGACATCATCGCCGCCGCTCCGGCCGAGAGCTACGACGCTTTCGACCGGTCGATCGATTCCCGCATCGTGCGGCTGCGCCGCAAGCTCGATTCGGAGGCGATCGTCACCGTGCGCGGGGCGGGATACCGTTTCGATCCGCCGAAAGGCGCATAG
- a CDS encoding L,D-transpeptidase, which produces MTALSARFINIAAIAATGLGLMLAAGNAPAQASVNEVVARISISEQKMQVSVGGRQTYEWKVSTAGKGYVTPTGSWKPYRMHEMWYSKKYDNAPMPHSVFFTGGYAVHATPHVKNLGRPASHGCIRLHPTNAEAFYTLVKTFGQQNTRIVIVN; this is translated from the coding sequence ATGACCGCTCTTTCCGCCCGCTTCATCAACATCGCCGCGATCGCCGCCACAGGCCTCGGCCTGATGCTCGCAGCCGGCAACGCCCCCGCCCAGGCTTCGGTCAACGAAGTGGTCGCGCGCATTTCCATCTCCGAGCAGAAGATGCAGGTCTCCGTCGGCGGCCGCCAGACCTACGAATGGAAGGTCTCGACGGCGGGCAAGGGCTACGTCACGCCCACCGGCTCGTGGAAGCCCTACCGCATGCACGAGATGTGGTATTCGAAGAAATACGACAACGCGCCGATGCCGCATTCGGTGTTCTTCACCGGCGGCTACGCGGTCCATGCCACCCCGCATGTCAAGAATCTCGGCCGCCCGGCCTCGCATGGCTGCATCAGGCTGCATCCGACGAATGCCGAGGCGTTCTACACGCTGGTCAAGACGTTCGGCCAGCAGAACACCCGCATCGTCATCGTCAACTGA
- a CDS encoding helix-turn-helix domain-containing protein, translating to MISGSWRSGDLPRALRAEAARSMLSEVHLPWSLDLRDRDIYDCRLDWHGLGGCSVVECRSAPLSGYRDAADIRRTDGDHFGLLLVLSGAERVRQDDVVANLGAGDMLLWDGSRPIRFEVMSPLHKVTLLVPRERLGRGVVASEPRGAVRLESRSGLGALAAGHLASLARVARDIPAGHAPLAADILVDLLGRLIDPVAPNSAAGDLLSRILAHVEDRLADPALTPSRIAARFGISPRYLHMLFSATGGTLSAHIRTRRLAAMRRDLADPRQAERSITEIALHWGFSDGAHASRAFSAAFGQSPSQFRAGRRQ from the coding sequence ATGATTTCGGGCAGCTGGAGGTCCGGCGACCTGCCGCGGGCGCTGCGCGCCGAGGCGGCGCGGTCGATGCTGAGCGAGGTGCATCTGCCATGGTCGCTCGATCTCCGCGACCGCGATATATACGATTGCCGGCTGGACTGGCATGGGTTGGGCGGCTGCTCGGTGGTCGAATGCCGCAGCGCCCCGCTGTCGGGCTATCGCGACGCCGCCGACATCCGCCGCACCGACGGCGACCATTTCGGCCTGCTTTTGGTCCTCTCCGGCGCGGAGCGGGTGAGACAGGACGATGTCGTCGCGAATCTCGGCGCCGGCGACATGCTGCTCTGGGACGGCTCGCGGCCGATCCGCTTCGAGGTGATGAGCCCGCTGCACAAGGTGACGCTGCTCGTCCCGCGCGAGCGGCTCGGCCGCGGCGTGGTCGCCTCCGAGCCGCGCGGTGCCGTGCGGCTGGAGAGCCGAAGCGGTCTGGGGGCGCTGGCCGCCGGCCACCTCGCCTCGCTTGCCAGGGTGGCGCGGGACATTCCGGCTGGCCACGCACCGCTCGCGGCCGATATCCTCGTCGACCTTCTGGGCCGGCTCATCGACCCCGTCGCGCCGAATTCGGCCGCCGGCGATCTCCTGTCTCGCATCCTCGCCCATGTCGAGGACCGTCTCGCCGATCCGGCGCTGACGCCGTCGCGCATCGCCGCCCGCTTCGGCATCTCGCCGCGCTATCTGCATATGCTGTTCTCGGCCACCGGCGGCACGCTGTCCGCGCATATCCGCACGCGCCGGCTCGCGGCCATGCGCCGCGATCTCGCCGATCCGCGCCAGGCAGAGCGGTCGATCACCGAGATCGCACTTCACTGGGGCTTTTCCGACGGCGCCCACGCCAGCCGCGCCTTCAGCGCCGCCTTCGGCCAGTCGCCGAGCCAGTTTCGCGCCGGCCGCCGGCAATAG
- a CDS encoding alpha/beta hydrolase, with protein MRRDIEFRTEDGVTLRGWHYKASGVEGPAPTVIMAHGFTATREIYLDSFAEVFAAAGLGVIVYDHRNFGVSDGSPRGHADPWAQINGYRDAITWAQTQSDVDPNRIGVWGSSYAGGHVLVVAALDRRVKCVVAQVPLTWGFETARRLIRGDHWAGLRAAFDGDRAARARGEAGAMMPVTAPEGQPCALPTADTYEFFTRFEKEHKTNWKNEVTLHSIEMFTEYEPATYIARIAPTPLMVVVAAGDHLTPFDMTARAYEQALEPKKLVVLPGGHFEAYTGAPFKVSSAAQRDWFKQHL; from the coding sequence ATGCGACGCGACATCGAATTCAGGACCGAGGACGGGGTGACCCTGCGCGGCTGGCACTACAAGGCGAGCGGCGTCGAGGGGCCCGCGCCGACGGTCATCATGGCGCACGGCTTCACCGCCACGCGCGAGATCTATCTCGACAGTTTTGCCGAGGTGTTTGCGGCGGCGGGCCTCGGCGTCATCGTATACGACCACCGCAATTTCGGCGTCAGCGACGGAAGCCCGCGCGGCCATGCCGATCCGTGGGCGCAGATCAACGGCTACCGCGACGCCATCACCTGGGCGCAGACCCAGAGCGACGTCGACCCGAACCGGATCGGCGTGTGGGGGTCGAGCTATGCCGGCGGGCATGTGCTGGTCGTCGCAGCCCTCGATCGGCGGGTGAAATGCGTCGTGGCGCAGGTGCCGCTCACCTGGGGCTTCGAGACGGCGCGGCGGCTGATCCGCGGCGACCACTGGGCCGGTTTGCGCGCCGCCTTCGACGGCGACCGCGCCGCGCGCGCCCGCGGCGAGGCCGGCGCGATGATGCCGGTGACGGCGCCGGAAGGGCAGCCCTGCGCGCTGCCGACGGCCGACACCTACGAGTTCTTCACCCGCTTCGAGAAGGAGCACAAGACCAACTGGAAAAACGAGGTGACGCTGCATTCGATCGAGATGTTCACCGAATACGAGCCGGCGACCTACATCGCCCGCATCGCGCCGACGCCGCTGATGGTCGTGGTCGCGGCCGGCGATCATCTCACGCCCTTCGACATGACGGCGCGTGCCTACGAGCAGGCGCTGGAGCCGAAGAAGCTGGTGGTGCTGCCGGGCGGGCATTTCGAGGCCTATACGGGGGCGCCGTTCAAGGTCTCGTCGGCGGCACAGCGCGACTGGTTCAAGCAGCACCTGTAG